One genomic region from Campylobacter concisus encodes:
- the tssB gene encoding type VI secretion system contractile sheath small subunit, producing the protein MADNLIPPKERINIVYKTKTNDQEADVELPLKLMVVANLTGENQTPLEDREVISINKINFDQVMKSLDIHTNFSVKNKLNSNNEDLNIDLDFESIHDFNPDNIINQIPELKKLLQLRKALVALKGPMGNMPDFRKAVLEAIKDEDSRKQLLLEIKDEQDKE; encoded by the coding sequence ATGGCAGATAACCTAATCCCACCAAAAGAACGCATAAATATAGTTTATAAAACTAAGACAAATGACCAAGAGGCTGATGTAGAGCTTCCATTAAAACTTATGGTAGTTGCAAATTTAACTGGTGAAAACCAAACTCCACTTGAAGATCGTGAAGTGATTTCTATCAATAAAATAAATTTTGATCAGGTTATGAAAAGCTTAGATATTCATACAAATTTCTCTGTAAAAAATAAGCTAAATTCTAACAATGAAGACTTAAATATTGACCTTGATTTTGAGAGCATCCATGATTTTAATCCAGATAATATTATAAATCAAATCCCTGAACTAAAAAAACTCTTACAGCTTAGAAAAGCTTTAGTTGCACTAAAAGGTCCTATGGGCAATATGCCTGATTTTAGAAAAGCGGTTTTAGAAGCTATAAAAGATGAAGATAGTAGAAAACAACTTCTTTTAGAGATTAAAGACGAACAAGATAAGGAATAA
- the tssC gene encoding type VI secretion system contractile sheath large subunit has protein sequence MSETKVKTPIIESIMQRSKYSKDDESYSVVKQGVAEFISNIITTNNAEDKINKLALDEMIAHIDTLLSAQMDEILHNKSFQELESTWRGIRFLVERTNFNENVKIDLLDATKEEILDDFENNLDITQSTLYKQIYSAEYGQFGGEPVGAIVADYELDKSNQDMTFLNKMSSIAAMSHSPLLTSLSAKFFGLDNFGELENIKDLKSMLEGPQYTRWRTFRENEDAKYTGCMVNRFLTRSPYVPEDNPIKSFNYRETVNNHDDMLWGNGAYAFATRLTDSFADYRWCGNIIGPKGGGAVKDLPTYTYENYGSVQTKIPTEVLITDRREFELSENGFIALTLRRDSNNAAFFSANSALKPKIFPNTPEGKAAETNFRLGTQLPYVFLISRLAHYLKVLQREEIGTWKERSDVERGLNEWLRQYISDQENPPADVRSRRPFRSAKVIVSDIAGEPGWYKIELLARPHFKFMGANFELSLVGKLDKE, from the coding sequence ATGTCTGAAACTAAAGTTAAAACTCCTATCATTGAAAGCATAATGCAAAGGAGTAAATATTCAAAAGATGACGAGAGTTATAGTGTTGTAAAGCAAGGAGTTGCTGAGTTTATTTCAAACATAATAACAACAAATAATGCTGAAGATAAAATAAATAAGCTCGCACTTGATGAGATGATAGCTCACATTGATACCCTTTTATCTGCTCAAATGGATGAAATTTTACACAATAAATCTTTTCAAGAGCTAGAATCAACTTGGCGTGGAATTAGATTTTTGGTCGAGAGAACGAATTTTAATGAAAATGTAAAAATTGATCTTTTAGACGCCACAAAAGAAGAAATTTTAGATGATTTTGAAAACAACCTAGATATAACTCAAAGCACACTTTATAAACAAATTTATTCAGCCGAATATGGACAATTTGGTGGTGAACCAGTTGGTGCGATAGTGGCTGATTATGAGCTAGATAAATCAAATCAAGATATGACTTTTTTAAATAAAATGTCATCAATTGCTGCAATGAGCCATTCGCCACTTCTTACATCTCTTTCTGCTAAATTTTTCGGACTTGACAATTTTGGTGAGCTTGAAAATATAAAAGATCTAAAAAGCATGCTAGAAGGCCCACAATATACAAGATGGAGAACTTTTAGGGAAAATGAAGATGCAAAATACACAGGATGTATGGTAAATAGATTTCTTACAAGATCTCCTTATGTGCCAGAAGATAACCCTATAAAGAGCTTTAATTATAGAGAAACTGTAAATAATCACGATGATATGCTTTGGGGCAATGGAGCTTATGCGTTTGCTACAAGGCTTACAGATAGTTTTGCTGATTATAGATGGTGCGGCAATATCATTGGGCCAAAAGGTGGCGGTGCTGTAAAAGATCTTCCAACTTATACTTATGAAAATTATGGAAGCGTCCAAACAAAAATTCCAACCGAAGTTTTGATCACAGATAGAAGAGAATTTGAACTTTCAGAAAATGGATTTATCGCTCTTACTTTAAGAAGAGATAGCAATAACGCTGCATTTTTCTCAGCAAACTCTGCGTTAAAGCCTAAAATTTTCCCAAATACTCCAGAAGGTAAAGCTGCTGAGACAAATTTCAGACTCGGAACCCAACTACCTTATGTATTCTTAATCTCTCGTTTGGCTCATTATCTAAAAGTGCTTCAAAGAGAAGAGATAGGTACATGGAAAGAGCGTAGCGACGTTGAGCGCGGCTTAAATGAATGGCTAAGGCAATACATCTCGGATCAGGAAAACCCACCAGCAGATGTTAGAAGTAGAAGACCATTTAGAAGCGCAAAAGTAATTGTCAGTGATATAGCTGGCGAGCCTGGTTGGTATAAAATAGAGCTTTTGGCTAGACCTCACTTTAAATTTATGGGAGCAAATTTCGAGCTTTCTTTGGTCGGAAAACTAGACAAAGAGTAA
- the tssF gene encoding type VI secretion system baseplate subunit TssF yields the protein MDYNENNLAYFQKEMAYLDETRALFIKNFPKVAPFLDTKSKDPDVESIIENMAILTSRIRQELDENIPLIAESLVNILMPSYTNPFPSVCMQEFTLRDDFSGTKEFIPKGSIVESKQINGITCKFQTIFDINLLPLKITKAFMSNNKSDYLLNLSISVTKNELSTKELDIDFLNLYLGDNVYFSSTLLMWLKNYLKFITISFEDSDQEIKLSPDKLSLDEFDERLIKSDEFGFEAFELLKELSFFPSKLNFVRLNGLSFLKNFSTKSFNVKFIFSKDMPSGYVPRLEYFSLFATPAINLFAMSAEPILNNNRRSEYRIFLDRSNIDAYEIVSINKVVAHSSNNEKRILKNYKSFERFEFLNDERAKDYYFVSNKTDIKLNYYKEISFFKSDTKDQTISIDTLCCNGDLPCKLKLGEIDRVLSHQGVTTKNLTIPTSVKRVKIDGNLLWKLVSILSFSYQSILEKGSFLALLNTFSTPDDEFFKKIANSLYDIKTKQIYRVDQGFAKRGLLCIFYIDESEFESIGNVYALGINLAKFLSKFASINSFCELKIKCIKSKILLNYDFLSGTKKLI from the coding sequence ATGGATTATAATGAAAATAATCTAGCTTATTTTCAAAAAGAGATGGCATATCTTGATGAAACAAGAGCCCTTTTTATTAAAAATTTTCCAAAAGTAGCACCCTTTTTAGATACTAAAAGCAAAGATCCTGATGTTGAGAGCATAATAGAAAATATGGCTATTTTAACATCGAGGATCAGGCAAGAACTAGATGAAAATATCCCACTAATCGCTGAGTCTTTAGTAAATATATTAATGCCAAGCTATACAAATCCTTTTCCATCAGTTTGTATGCAAGAATTTACCTTAAGAGATGACTTCTCTGGGACAAAAGAATTTATACCAAAAGGAAGTATAGTTGAGTCAAAGCAGATCAATGGCATAACGTGTAAATTTCAAACAATCTTTGACATAAATTTGCTTCCCTTAAAGATAACAAAAGCTTTTATGTCAAACAATAAGAGTGATTATCTTCTAAATTTAAGTATAAGCGTTACAAAGAACGAGCTTAGCACTAAAGAACTTGATATAGACTTTTTAAATTTATATCTTGGAGATAATGTTTACTTCTCTTCTACGCTCTTAATGTGGCTAAAAAATTACTTGAAATTTATTACAATAAGTTTTGAAGATAGCGATCAAGAGATAAAGTTAAGCCCTGATAAACTTAGTTTAGATGAGTTTGACGAGCGTTTGATAAAGAGTGATGAGTTTGGATTTGAAGCATTTGAGCTTTTAAAAGAGCTATCATTTTTTCCTTCAAAGTTAAATTTTGTACGATTAAACGGTCTTAGTTTTCTTAAAAATTTTTCTACAAAAAGCTTTAATGTTAAATTCATATTTTCAAAAGATATGCCAAGTGGATATGTGCCAAGGCTAGAGTATTTCTCTCTTTTTGCTACGCCTGCAATAAATTTATTTGCAATGAGTGCCGAGCCTATTTTGAATAACAATAGGCGAAGCGAATATAGAATTTTTCTAGATCGCTCAAATATCGATGCTTACGAAATCGTTTCAATCAATAAGGTGGTCGCCCATAGTAGTAATAATGAAAAAAGGATATTAAAAAACTATAAAAGTTTTGAGAGATTTGAATTTTTAAATGATGAGCGAGCAAAAGATTATTATTTTGTCAGCAATAAAACAGATATAAAACTAAACTATTATAAAGAAATTTCCTTTTTTAAAAGCGACACTAAAGATCAAACCATTAGCATAGATACACTTTGTTGCAATGGTGATTTACCTTGCAAGCTAAAACTTGGCGAGATAGATAGAGTTTTGTCCCACCAAGGTGTAACAACTAAAAATTTAACCATTCCAACTAGTGTAAAGCGAGTAAAAATAGATGGAAATCTTCTTTGGAAACTAGTTAGTATCTTATCTTTTAGCTATCAAAGTATACTAGAGAAGGGCTCTTTTTTAGCACTTCTTAATACCTTTAGCACACCAGATGATGAGTTTTTTAAAAAAATTGCGAACTCGCTTTATGATATAAAAACAAAGCAAATTTATAGAGTTGATCAAGGCTTTGCAAAAAGAGGGTTGCTCTGCATATTTTATATAGATGAAAGTGAATTTGAGAGTATTGGAAATGTCTATGCTTTAGGTATAAATTTGGCTAAATTTTTATCAAAATTTGCTTCAATTAATTCATTTTGCGAGCTTAAAATAAAGTGTATAAAGAGCAAAATTTTGCTTAATTATGACTTTTTAAGTGGTACAAAAAAATTAATATGA
- a CDS encoding type VI secretion system baseplate subunit TssG, whose protein sequence is MNKELNQASFFKLVKNCLKHHDRRDIFLKNSPSFAYPINELESLNKEDAVKIVVNFMGLLGSGSHLTSYILEKISKSSDNNFEKFFDFFDNYLLWLFFDSISLKNYARSFEKELDDKISKILLDILNINNKKLAKKL, encoded by the coding sequence ATGAACAAAGAACTAAATCAAGCTTCTTTTTTTAAATTAGTAAAGAACTGCCTAAAGCACCACGATAGAAGAGATATTTTTTTAAAAAATAGCCCAAGTTTTGCCTATCCGATTAATGAGCTTGAAAGCTTAAATAAAGAGGATGCAGTAAAAATTGTTGTAAATTTTATGGGTCTTTTGGGAAGTGGCTCGCATCTTACAAGCTATATTTTAGAAAAGATCTCAAAGAGTAGCGATAATAATTTTGAAAAATTTTTTGACTTTTTTGACAATTACTTGCTTTGGCTTTTCTTTGATAGCATTAGCCTAAAAAATTATGCAAGATCCTTTGAAAAAGAGCTTGACGATAAAATTTCAAAGATTTTATTGGATATATTAAACATAAACAATAAAAAATTAGCAAAAAAATTA
- a CDS encoding type VI secretion protein IcmF/TssM N-terminal domain-containing protein, protein MAFIDYLRRFFVFFRFKHSTILVASIALSILFWLYAPLIAFNDVYSFASISSRVTILIAFWAVILFFVLIKPLMHYLASQKDEKNNKLKEIKKESMDSFGKAKRNFMLSLKDAKTTWKKDINFKKLPLIMIMGNEGAGKSAFINYSNIEFPLSDSLDTYKKIHKSTTNFNLYISKFGALLDTEGIHFAQESLYQPTATEELPEDDVDKNRDYLLKKSIWSEFLHFLKRNDFNARLSGAVLIIDTKKFLEGTQEYFDELIRYMIKRVNDCEKHLNIKFPIYIVFSKLDLIDGMGDYFRLFNEDVANKALGINLDSNFSKQSLEIELKSLSESLLKHLMSKNSISHLLEDKKRSYLFLKQLDNFFALVKDFVTKLSSQNALKNSSAINGIYFVSAYQENIPINYLTNTICDRYNIKKPLLRA, encoded by the coding sequence ATGGCATTTATCGATTACCTAAGAAGATTTTTCGTCTTTTTTAGATTTAAACACAGCACCATTTTGGTAGCTTCTATTGCATTAAGCATCTTATTTTGGCTTTATGCTCCACTTATAGCTTTTAACGATGTATATAGCTTTGCTAGCATAAGTTCAAGAGTCACTATATTAATTGCATTTTGGGCAGTTATTTTGTTTTTTGTTTTAATCAAACCATTAATGCACTATTTAGCATCTCAAAAAGATGAAAAAAATAATAAGCTAAAAGAGATAAAAAAAGAGTCTATGGATAGTTTTGGTAAGGCAAAAAGAAATTTTATGCTTTCTTTGAAAGATGCCAAAACAACATGGAAAAAAGATATAAATTTTAAAAAATTACCTTTAATAATGATAATGGGTAATGAAGGTGCTGGAAAGAGCGCGTTTATAAACTATTCAAATATCGAATTTCCACTATCTGATAGTTTGGATACTTATAAAAAAATACACAAAAGTACAACAAACTTTAATCTTTATATTTCAAAATTTGGTGCACTTTTAGATACTGAGGGTATACATTTTGCACAAGAGAGCTTATATCAGCCAACAGCTACTGAAGAGCTTCCTGAAGATGATGTGGATAAAAATAGGGATTACTTGCTTAAAAAAAGTATCTGGAGTGAATTTTTACACTTTTTAAAACGAAATGATTTTAACGCTAGATTAAGTGGTGCGGTTTTAATAATAGATACTAAAAAATTCCTCGAAGGCACTCAAGAATATTTTGATGAATTAATTAGATATATGATAAAAAGGGTTAATGACTGCGAGAAACATCTAAATATTAAATTCCCTATTTATATTGTTTTTAGCAAACTTGACTTAATAGATGGTATGGGAGATTATTTTAGGCTTTTCAATGAAGATGTGGCAAATAAGGCTTTAGGAATAAACTTAGATTCAAATTTCTCAAAACAATCACTAGAAATTGAGCTAAAAAGCCTAAGCGAGTCACTACTTAAACATCTCATGAGTAAGAACTCGATTTCGCATTTATTGGAAGATAAAAAACGTTCATATCTCTTTTTAAAACAACTTGATAATTTTTTTGCTTTAGTGAAAGATTTTGTAACAAAGCTAAGCTCTCAAAATGCACTTAAAAATAGCTCAGCCATAAATGGAATTTATTTCGTCAGTGCTTATCAAGAAAATATACCTATAAACTACCTTACAAATACTATTTGCGATAGATATAACATCAAAAAACCACTTTTAAGAGCA
- a CDS encoding ImcF-related family protein, producing the protein LNKFGAQNIFTKFVNFILVAILCAGVYLGSSFILDTKNIKEQNAINNANKISSYLDGKKYKDLSPTQKIELLNLLKQSLNDYPRIFSGDTKFEYITLDTSYKGFTPVKALYYDLNADFFKNTVLTEMENILKNESDPDKLIKAFYMYDSLFDKDYTNVDLFKIWISTNWDKFEKYGVAKDEFLAHIEAILKAENLNITVDTVAQSIANTRLSPVQRAQRLYYILEFISFKDDKSFYDIKKDVENLYTVVQEKEAFKPFNKIYTKENLRDFLSKLSSNIDQTAGIESWLMETNSSLKDINSNDKKELSIAVIELYLQNYADKWSQILREIEPNEFTTKKEVIEELDILSKRENPLNSLIKLTNQNTNLNDENLLKYIYSLGFASSEIKRVFSDFSAKFTNYHTLNSNDLLDIISNDVTSVYKKVSDYNFEMLQSNDDKIVYAINGIKNENDPFIVLNNDAKKLPDELNEYYQKLSTLAWKQVENGASALLSTAYRDDVFDDFESLIKPFYPFNEQSPKAVSIEEFKRFFGKNGTWNSFYDRYLKQILSKTADGYKIRPKYAKELRFSRDFLKNIAYIDRISNLMLDSNDELKLNYNLKAVDLSANFSHINISYSNNSLTYDHTIASNLIVSSKNFDISTQFKFNAVSSTGSERKELSFDGEWGWYKILKASNFSSVGVSTLNFDGRRDSYFGFEVTPNGGELLELMDIIPTINLPKKMLY; encoded by the coding sequence ACTTAAATAAATTTGGTGCTCAAAATATATTTACAAAATTTGTAAATTTTATTTTAGTAGCCATACTTTGTGCTGGAGTATATTTGGGTTCTAGTTTTATTCTAGATACCAAAAATATAAAAGAGCAAAATGCTATAAATAATGCAAATAAAATTTCTTCATACCTTGATGGTAAAAAATACAAGGATCTCTCTCCAACACAAAAGATTGAGCTTCTAAATTTACTAAAACAAAGTCTAAATGACTATCCAAGAATCTTCAGCGGTGATACTAAATTTGAGTATATAACACTAGATACTTCGTATAAAGGCTTCACTCCAGTTAAAGCACTTTACTATGATTTGAATGCTGATTTTTTCAAAAATACAGTTTTAACTGAAATGGAAAATATACTAAAAAATGAAAGCGATCCAGATAAGCTAATAAAAGCATTTTATATGTATGATTCACTCTTTGACAAAGATTACACAAATGTGGATTTATTTAAAATTTGGATTAGCACAAACTGGGATAAATTTGAAAAATATGGCGTTGCAAAAGATGAATTTTTAGCTCATATTGAGGCTATTTTAAAGGCAGAAAATTTAAATATAACCGTAGATACAGTTGCTCAAAGTATAGCGAATACGAGGCTATCACCTGTCCAAAGAGCACAAAGGCTCTACTATATACTTGAGTTCATATCATTCAAAGACGATAAATCTTTTTATGATATTAAAAAAGATGTTGAAAATTTATACACAGTAGTCCAAGAAAAAGAAGCATTTAAGCCATTTAATAAAATTTATACAAAAGAAAATTTAAGAGATTTCTTGTCAAAGCTTAGCTCAAACATAGATCAAACAGCTGGAATAGAGTCTTGGCTAATGGAGACAAATTCTTCTTTAAAAGATATTAACTCAAATGATAAGAAAGAGTTAAGTATTGCTGTAATAGAGCTTTACTTGCAAAATTATGCTGATAAGTGGAGCCAAATTTTAAGAGAAATAGAGCCAAATGAATTTACCACAAAAAAAGAGGTCATAGAAGAGCTTGACATCTTGTCAAAGAGAGAAAATCCTTTAAATTCTTTAATAAAATTAACTAATCAAAATACAAATTTAAATGATGAGAATTTACTAAAATATATCTATTCTCTAGGATTTGCTTCAAGTGAGATAAAACGTGTTTTCAGTGATTTTAGTGCTAAATTTACTAATTACCATACGTTAAATTCTAATGACTTGCTAGATATTATAAGCAATGATGTAACAAGCGTTTATAAAAAAGTTAGTGACTATAACTTCGAAATGCTTCAAAGTAACGATGATAAAATAGTTTATGCCATAAATGGCATAAAAAACGAAAACGACCCATTCATTGTCTTAAATAATGATGCTAAGAAGCTTCCAGATGAGTTAAATGAATATTATCAAAAGTTATCGACACTTGCATGGAAACAAGTAGAAAATGGTGCTTCGGCGCTTTTATCAACAGCATATAGAGATGATGTTTTTGATGATTTTGAAAGTCTTATCAAGCCATTTTATCCATTTAATGAACAATCTCCAAAGGCTGTTAGCATAGAAGAATTTAAAAGATTCTTTGGCAAAAACGGAACTTGGAATAGCTTTTATGATAGATATCTAAAACAAATCTTAAGTAAAACCGCTGATGGTTATAAAATAAGACCAAAATATGCAAAAGAGCTAAGATTTAGTAGGGATTTCCTTAAAAATATTGCCTATATAGACAGAATTTCAAATTTAATGCTTGATTCAAATGATGAGCTAAAATTAAATTATAATTTAAAAGCTGTCGACTTATCGGCAAATTTTAGTCATATAAATATTAGTTATTCTAATAACTCTTTGACTTATGATCATACAATCGCCTCAAATTTGATAGTTTCAAGTAAAAATTTTGATATATCAACACAGTTTAAATTCAATGCAGTTTCAAGCACTGGAAGTGAGAGAAAAGAGCTAAGTTTTGATGGAGAATGGGGCTGGTATAAGATATTAAAGGCTTCAAATTTTAGTAGCGTTGGCGTTAGTACGCTTAATTTTGATGGTAGAAGAGATTCGTATTTTGGCTTTGAAGTAACACCAAATGGAGGAGAGCTTTTAGAGCTTATGGATATCATACCAACGATAAATTTACCAAAGAAGATGCTTTATTAA
- a CDS encoding Hcp family type VI secretion system effector encodes MSQPVYIKVKGSTQGLISSGASTEASIGNRYQSGHEDEIMAQEVSHIVTVPTDPQSGQPSGQRVHKPFSFTTSLNKAVPLLYNALTQGERLPEVEIYWYRTSTSGGAEHFFTTKLEDATITDITLVSPNAQDKLNSDKTELFKVSMNYRKIVWEHVAAGTSGSDDWREATKKA; translated from the coding sequence ATGTCACAACCAGTGTATATTAAAGTGAAAGGTTCTACACAAGGACTTATTTCAAGTGGTGCTTCAACAGAAGCTAGTATAGGTAATCGCTATCAGTCAGGTCACGAAGATGAGATCATGGCTCAAGAGGTTTCTCATATAGTAACAGTTCCAACTGATCCACAAAGTGGCCAACCATCAGGCCAAAGAGTCCATAAGCCATTTAGTTTTACTACATCACTAAATAAAGCTGTTCCACTTCTTTACAATGCTTTAACACAAGGTGAAAGACTTCCAGAGGTTGAGATCTATTGGTATAGAACATCAACTAGTGGTGGTGCGGAGCATTTCTTCACTACAAAACTAGAAGATGCAACTATAACAGATATTACTCTAGTAAGTCCAAATGCTCAAGACAAGCTAAACAGCGACAAAACAGAGCTTTTCAAAGTTTCAATGAACTATAGAAAGATAGTTTGGGAACACGTAGCTGCAGGCACAAGCGGAAGCGATGACTGGAGAGAAGCTACTAAAAAAGCTTAA
- a CDS encoding type VI secretion system Vgr family protein produces the protein MDKNLTSPTSSLTKPVMLASGNSVATDGFVDYGVSNDTFSTLQIANESNDKFIVTRADIYENLESIFSIECFAYINLVKNPLYENLDSIYNDKGQAGIYKYLDKSIKLSIKKPSSTNKSIIPGNNTSDTMYFNGIVSDVEYLGVDDETSTNIDKKYFFKFKLTSPLYRLSINRANRIYTDQSILEVVKDILAFNKQRLTKELDFSNIKNNYNKREFIAQYNESDLAFITRLCHDSGIYFYEDNEKIYFHDTFILAYSNQNENFTSSDTSSGKEARKVSFNVNLNNNLATEHINKITKSETLKANSFTHSFQNTAYPNMLESKNEKIFDEQVNIYDKHINLDEYSFSDTSLLEVSTYLKKLRSDMLLKEFTASSNVFALNLNDNISVAIDASKGEYEFKIIALKHTYIDESVLENTLNLGDNVPFKDKKFISSYTNEISIIPSSVKFVPSYKQKPKAPDITLGLVVGQDGLNSQNNTIHTDSYGRVKVRLNAFSTQEIIDKDDAINASYHKSAYLRVITPIASNSSGFFAIPRIGDEVIISFLQNDIDNPVVSGSLYNASNTPLVNVDSNYHQTSLSSKTIGANETGINEITLSNLKNKEQIYVKAEKDYDELVNNDFSQTILNDKSSQVHGSYTERVKKAHIQTIDLAKNVNVGGEYLTTVGLSKDTVVGVSNTLNVAVDNNTRVGQDSHEFVGHDKFVEVKSNLNTTIHNDEMREVKGTKEQNIDGGYKLNSQKGINEFSNEHIVLQANSYIDVNAKSNFTTKTAAQHTEIADSKFSNIETTYEVNAKDKIIHQVGSTKVTIEGSSVVIEVAGVKAIFDSRGLRVIGGDIKAL, from the coding sequence ATGGACAAAAATTTAACATCGCCAACATCATCACTGACTAAGCCTGTCATGCTAGCATCCGGTAACTCAGTTGCAACAGATGGCTTTGTGGACTACGGCGTATCTAACGATACTTTCTCAACTCTTCAGATAGCAAACGAGTCAAACGATAAATTTATCGTTACACGTGCAGATATTTATGAAAATTTAGAAAGTATATTTAGCATAGAGTGCTTCGCCTACATAAATTTGGTTAAAAATCCGCTCTATGAAAATTTAGATAGCATATACAACGACAAAGGCCAGGCTGGTATATATAAGTATCTAGACAAAAGTATAAAGCTAAGCATCAAAAAGCCATCATCAACTAACAAAAGTATAATTCCTGGCAACAACACAAGCGATACTATGTACTTTAACGGTATCGTAAGTGACGTGGAGTATCTTGGCGTAGATGATGAGACTAGTACAAATATAGATAAAAAATACTTCTTTAAATTCAAGCTAACTTCGCCACTATATAGACTAAGCATAAATAGGGCAAATAGAATTTATACAGACCAGAGCATTTTAGAAGTAGTAAAAGATATTTTGGCTTTTAATAAGCAAAGGCTAACCAAAGAGCTGGACTTCTCAAATATCAAAAATAACTACAACAAAAGAGAATTTATAGCCCAGTACAATGAGAGCGACCTAGCCTTTATAACAAGACTTTGCCATGATAGCGGTATATATTTTTATGAAGATAATGAAAAAATTTATTTTCATGATACATTTATACTAGCTTATAGCAATCAAAATGAAAATTTTACTTCAAGTGATACAAGTAGTGGTAAGGAAGCTAGAAAAGTAAGCTTTAATGTAAATTTGAATAATAATCTAGCAACCGAACACATAAATAAAATAACAAAGAGCGAGACGCTAAAGGCAAATAGCTTTACGCACTCTTTTCAAAATACAGCTTATCCAAATATGTTAGAGAGTAAAAATGAAAAGATATTTGACGAGCAGGTAAATATCTATGATAAGCATATAAATTTAGATGAGTATTCATTTAGTGACACTAGCTTGCTTGAAGTTAGCACCTACCTTAAAAAACTAAGAAGCGATATGCTTTTAAAAGAATTTACCGCTAGCTCAAATGTATTCGCACTAAATTTAAATGACAATATCTCGGTAGCCATTGACGCTAGCAAGGGCGAATATGAGTTTAAAATAATAGCTTTAAAGCATACTTATATTGATGAGAGCGTTTTAGAAAATACCTTAAATTTAGGCGATAATGTTCCATTTAAAGATAAAAAATTTATAAGCTCATACACAAATGAGATAAGCATCATTCCAAGTAGTGTGAAATTTGTCCCAAGCTACAAGCAAAAGCCAAAAGCACCAGACATCACGCTAGGTCTTGTAGTTGGTCAAGATGGACTAAACAGCCAAAATAACACGATCCATACTGATAGCTATGGTAGGGTAAAGGTGAGATTAAATGCTTTTAGTACGCAAGAGATAATCGATAAAGACGATGCCATCAACGCAAGCTATCACAAGAGCGCTTATCTAAGAGTGATAACGCCTATTGCTAGCAATAGCTCAGGATTTTTTGCCATACCAAGGATCGGTGATGAGGTGATCATCTCGTTTTTACAAAATGACATAGATAACCCAGTAGTAAGCGGTAGCCTATATAATGCCTCAAATACGCCACTTGTAAATGTAGATAGTAACTATCACCAAACATCTCTTAGCTCAAAAACAATTGGTGCAAATGAGACCGGTATAAACGAGATCACTTTATCAAATTTAAAAAATAAAGAGCAAATTTATGTAAAAGCAGAAAAGGACTATGACGAGCTTGTAAATAATGACTTTTCTCAAACAATACTAAATGACAAAAGCTCACAAGTACATGGAAGTTATACTGAACGAGTAAAAAAAGCTCACATCCAGACGATAGATCTAGCAAAAAATGTAAATGTCGGAGGCGAGTATCTAACAACAGTTGGACTTTCAAAAGATACAGTAGTTGGTGTCTCAAATACGCTAAACGTAGCTGTTGATAACAATACAAGAGTAGGTCAAGATAGTCATGAATTTGTGGGACATGATAAATTTGTAGAAGTAAAATCAAATCTTAATACGACCATACATAACGATGAGATGAGAGAGGTAAAGGGTACAAAAGAGCAGAACATAGATGGTGGTTATAAGCTAAATTCACAAAAAGGTATAAATGAATTTAGTAACGAACATATTGTGCTTCAGGCAAATAGCTACATTGATGTAAATGCTAAGTCAAATTTCACAACAAAAACAGCTGCCCAGCACACGGAGATTGCTGATTCAAAATTTAGCAATATAGAGACGACTTATGAGGTAAATGCCAAGGATAAGATAATCCATCAAGTAGGTAGCACAAAAGTAACGATAGAAGGATCAAGCGTCGTGATAGAAGTAGCTGGCGTAAAGGCGATATTTGATAGTAGAGGGCTAAGAGTTATTGGTGGAGATATAAAGGCTTTATAA